Proteins from one Impatiens glandulifera chromosome 2, dImpGla2.1, whole genome shotgun sequence genomic window:
- the LOC124926689 gene encoding peptide methionine sulfoxide reductase-like produces MSWLGKLGFGNRSETEVDSSSPSSIAQGPDDDVPAPGQKFAQFGAGCFWGVELAFQRVDGVTKTEVGYSQGFLHNPTYNGICSGTTNHSEVVRVLYDPKECSYENLLDAFWKKHDPTTLNRQGNDVGTQYRSGIYFYTEEEERLAIESRDRQQKVLNRKIITEILPAKKFYRAEEYHQQYLAKGGRFGDKQSIDKGCNDPIRCYG; encoded by the exons ATGAGCTGGCTCGGCAAGCTAGGGTTCGGAAATCGATCGGAGACGGAAGTGGACTCTTCATCGCCATCATCGATCGCCCAGGGTCCTGACGACGATGTACCTGCTCCAGGACAGAAGTTTGCTCAATTCGGCGCCGGATGCTTTTGGGGTGTCGAATTAGCTTTTCAGAGAGTTGATGGTGTAACGAAGACAGAAGTCGGATATTCACAAGGATTTCTTCACAATCCAACCTACAATGGTATATGTTCGGGTACAACGAATCACTCTGAGGTTGTTAGGGTTCTTTATGATCCCAAGGAGTGTAGCTACGAGAATCTTCTTGATGCTTTCTGGAAAAAACATGATCCCACAACTCTGAATCGCCAG GGAAATGATGTTGGGACACAATATCGATCGGGAATATACTTTTATACGGAGGAAGAAGAGAGATTAGCGATAGAATCAAGGGATCGACAGCAGAAAGTGTTGAACAGAAAGATTATTACTGAAATACTTCCGGCAAAGAAGTTCTACAGAGCAGAGGAGTATCATCAGCAGTATTTGGCTAAAGGGGGTCGATTTGGGGATAAACAATCAATTGATAAAGGCTGTAATGATCCAATACGATGCTACGGCTAA
- the LOC124926199 gene encoding probable U3 small nucleolar RNA-associated protein 7, whose protein sequence is MGESKEIDELPKGKPPSEEEIGDEMDLKLKKYLRGASVNLEGLKDKKLKGQLAVREDLFGKSAKAAAKAEKWLMPNEGGYLEAEGMEKTWGIRQEAIVKEVDILSSKNQYDIVLPELAPYTLDFASSGRYMAVAGRKGHLAIMDMNKLALIKEMQVRETVRDVVFLHNELFFAAAQKKYTYIYNREGTELHCLKEHGPVLKLQFLKNHFLLASLNKFGQLHYQDVTTGEMIGNYKTGLGRSNVMQANPYNSVLSVGHSNGTVTMWKPTCATPLVKMLCHQGPVTALAFHSHGHLMATSGMERKIKIWDLRKFEVLQTLPSTHAKTLDFSQKGLLAAATGSFVQVFGDFSGTQNYSRYMTHSMVKGYQVGKVLFRPYEDVLGLGHSAGWSSILIPGSGEPNFDSWVANPFETSKQRREKEIRTLLDKLPPETIMLDPNVVGNVKTMRKKEKPTKKERAEEMEAAVETAKGVRMKKKTKGRNKPSKQAKKREELVVKAKRPFMEEKVEGAKRRKMGDESELPKSLQRFARKKSDS, encoded by the exons ATGGGAGAGTCAAAAGAGATTGACGAACTTCCCAAAGGAAAGCCTCCTTCTGAAGAG GAAATTGGTGATGAGATGGATTTGAAGTTAAAAAAGTATCTTCGAGGGGCAAGTGTTAATTTAGAG GGTCTGAAAGATAAAAAACTTAAGGGCCAACTTGCTGTTAGAGAAGATTTATTTGGAAAATCTGCAAAAGCTGCTGCCAAAGCGGAGAAG TGGCTTATGCCTAATGAAGGGGGTTATTTAGAGGCTGAAGGAATGGAGAAGACTTGGGGAATTCGACAAGAGGCAATTGTAAAAGAAGTTGATATCTTGAGTTCAAAGAATCAGTATGATATCGTCTTACCAG AACTTGCTCCGTATACATTGGATTTTGCATCCAGTGGTCGCTATATGGCAGTTGCTGGTCGTAAGGGGCATTTGGCCATTATGGATATGAATAAGTTGGCACTCATTAAAGAAATGCAG GTTAGAGAAACGGTTCGTGATGTTGTGTTTTTGCACAATGAGCTATTCTTTGCTGCTGCCCAGAAGAA GTACACTTACATTTATAACCGAGAGGGTACAGAGCTTCATTGTCTCAAG GAGCATGGTCCAGTTTTGAAGCTACAATTTCTGAAGAACCATTTTCTTTTGGCCTCCCTTAACAAATTCGGCCAGCTTCATTATCAAGACGTTACTACTGGTGAGATGATTGGAAATTACAAAACAGGGCTTGGTCGCTCTAATGTAATGCAGGCCAATCCTTACAACAGTGTCCTCTCTGTCGGTCATTCTAACGGTACAGTTACCATGTGGAAACCGACTTGTGCCACACCCTTAGTCAAGATGTTGTGCCATCAAGGCCCGGTTACAGCTCTTGCATTTCACTCTCACGGCCATCTCATGGCAACCTCTGGCATGGAGCGGAAAATAAAGATTTGGGATTTGCGGAAATTCGAGGTTCTCCAAACCCTGCCCTCCACACATGCAAAGACATTGGATTTCAGCCAGAAAGGCTTGCTTGCCGCAGCCACTGGATCTTTTGTACAGGTTTTTGGGGATTTCTCAGGAACTCAAAACTATAGCCGTTATATGACTCATTCTATGGTAAAGGGGTATCAAGTTGGGAAGGTATTGTTTCGACCCTACGAGGATGTGTTGGGTTTAGGTCATTCGGCGGGTTGGTCCTCTATTCTTATCCCGGGTTCAGGAGAGCCCAATTTCGATTCTTGGGTGGCGAATCCGTTTGAAACATCGAAACAGAGGAGGGAGAAGGAAATTCGCACTCTTCTCGATAAGCTACCGCCTGAGACCATCATGCTTGATCCTAACGTGGTGGGTAATGTGAAAACCATGAGGAAAAAAGAGAAGCCAACGAAGAAGGAGAGAGCGGAGGAGATGGAAGCTGCGGTTGAAACTGCAAAGGGGGTGAGGATGAAAAAGAAGACTAAAGGTAGGAATAAACCAAGTAAACAGGCCAAGAAGAGGGAGGAATTGGTTGTGAAAGCCAAGAGACCTTTCATGGAAGAGAAGGTTGAGGGCGCGAAAAGGCGTAAGATGGGTGATGAAAGTGAACTTCCGAAATCATTGCAGAGGTTTGCCCGAAAGAAATCAGATTCATGA
- the LOC124924026 gene encoding protein ORANGE, chloroplastic, with translation MVCSSRILSISYPSTPQSIYKSSSSSRFLHGLPKSTIKWRSMASEAEGGSSSLGPSLDSDSTENKTASAAAAAGFCIIEGPETVQDFDKMELQEIQDNIRSRRNKIFLHMEEVRRLRIQQRIKNAELGVLNDEQENEFPNFPSFIPFLPPLSSSNLKQYYASCFSLIAGVILFGGLLAPTLELKLGLGGTSYEDFIRTMHLPMQLSQVDPIVASFAGGAVGVISALMVVEVNNVKLQEHKRCKYCLGTGYLACARCSSTGALVLIDPTSTRGGDQPLLPPKTQRCSNCSGAGKVMCPTCLCTGMAMASEHDPRIDPFD, from the exons ATGGTTTGTTCGAGTAGAATTTTATCCATCTCTTACCCAAGCACGCCGCAATCCATATATAAGTCCTCTTCCTCCTCTAGATTTCTTCATGGATTGCCTAAATCCACCATCAAATGGCGGTCCATGGCTTCCGAAGCTGAGGGTGGTTCTTCTTCCCTTGGACCGTCCCTCGATTCTGACTCAACCGAAAACAAGACGGCTTCTGCTGCTGCAGCTGCTGG GTTTTGCATAATTGAAGGACCGGAAACGGTACAAGATTTTGATAAAATGGAGTTACAGGAAATTCAGGACAACATTAGGAGTAGACGgaacaaaatatttttgcaCATGGAGGAG GTTCGTAGGCTGAGGATACAACAGAGAATTAAGAATGCTGAGCTTGGAGTTCTTAATGATGAACAAGAAAATGAATTCCCAAACTTCCCTTCATTCATTCCCTTTTTGCCGCCTCTA AGCTCCTCAAATCTTAAGCAATATTATGCAAGTTGTTTCTCTCTTATTGCTGGAGTTATACTTTTTGGAGGTCTTCTTGCTCCCACA TTGGAGCTTAAATTGGGTCTTGGAGGCACTTCCTATGAAGACTTTATAAGGACCATGCACCTTCCAATGCAGCTGAG TCAGGTGGATCCGATAGTGGCATCGTTTGCTGGTGGAGCGGTTGGAGTTATATCAGCTTTAATGGTAGTTGAAGTGAACAATGTGAAACTACAAGAGCATAAACGATGCAAGTACTGTCTGGGAACAGGTTATCTTGCATGTGCTCGTTGCTCGAGCACAGGGGCACTTGTTCTTATTGACCCAACATCAACCAGAGGAGGAGATCAACCTTTATTACCGCCTAAAACTCAAAGATGTTCTAATTGTTCAGGCGCAGGAAAG GTTATGTGTCCTACATGCCTGTGCACAGGAATGGCAATGGCAAGTGAGCATGACCCTAGGATCGACCCTTTTGATTAA
- the LOC124924025 gene encoding ATP-dependent DNA helicase SRS2-like protein At4g25120 — protein sequence MNNENFQAQQLSEEQRSRISDKFRAAKALLARKRPRSFISTDDFDHINGASSLAHGGKRYPLSDISVNTCSTPNMKLMNLDKESKMGSCSEPMHIRLNKDGLNVRGTSCPSKNAIGAFETPRRQIQCLTNSSIDTASGYTTEPMDGNISERENTDAKDGTNRSSSFDSARSMVSDYSGLRLNQDSLNVRRTSFPSKNAIGRFETPRRQIEFSTIISTDSASGYMTEPMDANISERENAGDSASGYMTEPMDANISERENAGDKEGTNRSSSFDSARSMVSDYSSLTKSLNEDFDISVLEEIDALCGQGFVKQESGNLSDNPQMECLSVETNVEKNINLAAIFPELLMSKGDDKLRVEGLRTSETLLDHNMPKEYANYIQTLNDRQQEAACSDISIPLMIVAGPGSGKTSTMVGRVLMLIKEGISPSNILAMTFTTAAASEMRDRIERVAGKAISKELLISTFHSFSLQLCRSHAEKLGRTPEFLIYGQGQQRRAVIEAVRILDNEKDTVNHNAEKSNEGFNTNSLQYFKDKSKKWLKFVTQAKASGKTHEDCQKGGDVTGAAILKNYDDILQSCNALDYHDFISCSVRLLTDFPEVFKECQESYKAIVVDEFQDTSSMQYHFLCLLASHKRITIVGDEDQSIFSFNGADTSGFRSFRKDFPNHKEVRLNKNYRSTRCIIEAASSMIRYNSKRCQSNSVLTDNSCGSKIAVKDCSNEDAQCAFVVDKILEISSDGASKKSRFGEIAVLYRRQVSGKAFQTAFRNRKIPFNTHGVAFYRKKVVRTIIAMLKTTLPGCDDGSYRLVFKALLPFEKEDKKRVICHVEKISTVRKCSFISSARDIFNAKISGTFKRNHLTQGRKVLSTLDMIAKLIQREPSISAAITSVANMIPQKYLLEQRAVIDIDGGKLLNEDNDVRSVIQHLLDDVSEFISTQYNMEEDKSDVTADKKGCVHVLKAFMDYLSGRERENFLTMKCENKDAVTLTTIHQSKGLEWDTVFIVKANESEIPLLHEFNGIAGESCSSVEEERRLLYVAMTRARKKLYILYVVMDSNWQMLQPSRFLREIPHHLKETQAELTPKDLQKEDPQNEIGAASGLAREVKSPKADDVDSNFEIYVNEALEELEPIEACHGNSFLRRFNVEDRAVVSHLFRQWAKKPAFQDPKRLLNKIGFAIEERLRVSKSTNKDVMRQLKSCLGGDEAFQFAEYVLRWEKIPADQRIHLTREKQEHFQKLRIEKSMSSSAATPKQVAYLQSLGCTVAPTSRLHASTLIEQYKKL from the exons ATGAACAACGAAAATTTTCAAGCGCAGCAGCTCTCGGAGGAACAGAGATCCCGGATTTCCGACAAGTTCAGAGCTGCTAAGGCGCTTCTTGCCCGGAAGAGGCCGCGCAGTTTCATTTCGACTGATGACTTCGATCATAT AAATGGAGCTTCATCTCTTGCTCATGGAGGTAAGAGATATCCTCTTTCAGACATTTCAGTGAACACATGTTCTACACCAAATATGAAGTTGATGAATTTGGACAAGGAAAGCAAAATGGGTTCATGTTCTGAGCCGATGCATATCAGATTGAACAAGGATGGATTAAATGTAAGGGGAACCAGTTGTCCTTCCAAGAATGCCATAGGCGCTTTTGAAACTCCTAGAAGACAAATTCAGTGCCTTACTAATTCCTCCATTGATACTGCATCAGGGTATACGACAGAACCAATGGATGGTAATATAAGTGAAAGAGAGAACACTGATGCTAAGGATGGAACCAATAGGTCTAGTTCTTTTGATAGTGCAAGAAGCATGGTGTCTGATTATTCTGGATTGAGATTGAACCAGGATAGCTTGAATGTGAGAAGAACCAGTTTTCCTTCCAAGAATGCCATAGGTCGATTTGAAACTCCAAGAAGACAAATTGAATTCAGTACTATTATATCCACTGATAGTGCAtcagggtatatgacagaaccgaTGGATGCTAATATAAGTGAAAGAGAGAATGCAGGTGATAGCGCAtcagggtatatgacagaaccgaTGGATGCTAATATAAGTGAAAGAGAGAATGCAGGTGATAAGGAGGGAACCAATAGGTCTAGTTCTTTTGATAGTGCAAGAAGCATGGTGTCAGATTATTCTTCACTGACCAAGTCTTTAAATGAAGATTTTGACATTTCAGTTCTGGAAGAAATAGATGCTTTATGTGGACAAGGATTTGTCAAACAAGAAAGTGGAAATCTGAGTGATAATCCTCAAATGGAATGCCTATCAGTTGAAAcaaatgttgaaaaaaatatcaatttggCTGCTATATTCCCAGAACTATTGATGTCAAAGGGTGATGATAAATTGAGAGTAGAAGGTTTGAGAACTTCAGAGACTCTGCTTGATCATAATATGCCCAAGGAATATGCAAACTATATCCAGACTCTGAATGACAGGCAGCAAGAAGCTGCATGTAGTGATATATCAATCCCTCTAATGATCGTTGCTGGCCCAGGAAGTGGAAAG ACTTCTACAATGGTCGGACGAGTCCTGATGCTAATTAAAGAA GGAATTAGTCCATCCAATATCTTGGCAATGACATTCACTACAGCTGCTGCTTCTGAGATGAGAGATCGAATAGAAAGAGTTGCTGGGAAAGCAATTTCAAAAGAACTTTTGATAAGCACATTCCATTCATTCTCTCTCCAACTTTGCCGCTCCCATGCCGAAAA GTTAGGTCGCACGCCTGAGTTCTTAATATATGGACAAGGACAGCAAAGGAGAGCAGTCATTGAAGCTGTACGGATACTAGACAATGAAAAGGATACGGTCAATCACAATGCTGAGAAATCTAATGAGGGGTTCAACACAAATTCTCTTCAGTACTTCAAGGATAAGTCAAAGAAATGGCTGAAGTTTGTTACACAA GCCAAAGCTTCTGGAAAGACTCATGAAGATTGCCAAAAAGGTGGTGATGTAACAGGG GCTGCTATACTTAAAAACTATGATGATATTTTGCAATCATGTAATGCTCTAGACTACCATGATTTCATCAGTTGTTCAGTGAGGTTGCTAACTGATTTTCCTGAAG TATTTAAGGAATGCCAAGAATCATACAAAGCAATAGTGGTAGATGAATTTCAGGACACAAGTTCCATGCAGTATCACTTCTTGTGTCTTCTTGCATCTCATAAGCGCATTACTATTGTTGGTGACGAAGATCAG TCTATTTTCAGTTTCAATGGAGCTGACACATCAGGATTTCGTTCATTTCGAAAGGACTTTCCAAACCACAAAGAG GTTagattaaacaaaaattatcgTTCTACCCGTTGTATTATTGAAGCTGCATCATCTATGATACGATATAATTCAAAGCGGTGCCAATCAAATAGTGTGCTTACAGACAATTCTTGTGGATCAAAG ATTGCTGTCAAGGATTGCAGCAACGAAGATGCTCAATGTGCATTTGTTGTGGACAAGATATTAGAGATATCTTCTGATGGTGCATCTAAGAAAAGTAGGTTTGGAGAGATCGCTGTTCTATACAGGAGACAG GTCTCAGGGAAAGCATTTCAAACAGCTTTCCGAAACAGGAAGATACCATTCAATACTCATGGGGTAGCCTTCTACAGGAAAAAG GTGGTTAGAACCATTATTGCCATGCTTAAAACAACATTGCCTGGTTGTGACGATGGGTCATACCGTCTAGTATTCAAGGCATTGCTACCTTTtgagaaagaagacaaaaagagg GTGATTTGTCATGTCGAAAAAATCTCTACTGTACGAAAATGCAGTTTCATATCGTCTGCACGTGACATATTTAATGCCAAGATTTCTGGAACATTTAAAAG GAACCATCTTACTCAAGGCCGCAAAGTGTTGTCTACCCTAGACATGATCGCCAAGCTTATTCAAAGG GAACCATCAATTTCTGCTGCTATTACCTCAGTAGCAAACATGATACCTCAG AAATACCTGCTTGAACAAAGAGCAGTCATTGACATTGATGGAGGGAAATTGCTAAATGAAGACAATGATGTTAGATCT GTGATCCAACATCTGTTAGATGATGTTTCTGAATTTATATCAACACAGTACAATATGGAAGAAGACAAGAGTGATGTCACTGCAGACAAAAAAGGCTGTGTTCATGTGCTTAAAGCTTTTATGGACTATTTATCTGGACGTGAGAGGGAAAATTTTCTTACAATGAAATGTGAGAATAAAGACGCAGTTACTCTTACTACAATTCATCAG TCAAAGGGACTGGAGTGGGACACCGTCTTCATAGTAAAG GCAAATGAGTCAGAGATCCCTTTGTTGCACGAATTTAATGGCATTGCAGGGGAAAGTTGTTCTTCTGTCGAG GAGGAGAGACGCTTATTATATGTTGCAATGACTCGTGCTCGGAAAAAACTGTACATCCTTTATGTTGTCATGGACTCAAATTGGCAG ATGCTTCAGCCGTCACGTTTTTTGAGAGAAATCCCTCATCACCTTAAAGAGACCCag GCTGAGCTCACTCCAAAAGATTTACAAAAAGAGGACCCACAAAATGAAATTGGAGCTGCAAGTGGTTTAGCACGAGAGGTCAAATCTCCCAAAGCAGATGATGTAGACAGCAATTTTGAGATATATGTCAATGAAGCTTTAGAGGAATTGGAACCAATTGAGGCATGCCATGGCAATAGCTTTCTCCGAAG ATTCAATGTGGAGGATCGGGCAGTTGTTTCCCATTTGTTCCGTCAGTGGGCCAAAAAGCCAGCATTCCAGGATCCAAAGAGGTTACTCAACAAG ATAGGCTTTGCCATTGAAGAACGCTTGAGAGTCTCGAAAAGCACGAACAAG GATGTTATGCGTCAACTTAAATCCTGTTTGGGGGGTGACGAGGCATTTCAGTTTGCAGAATAT GTTCTTAGGTGGGAGAAGATTCCGGCTGATCAACGCATACATTTGACCAGGGAGAAACAG GAGCATTTTCAGAAACTGAGGATTGAGAAATCAATGAGTTCGTCAGCTGCTACGCCAAAACAG GTTGCTTACCTGCAGAGTTTGGGATGCACTGTGGCACCTACATCGAGGCTTCATGCGTCGACTTTGATTGAGCAATATAAAAAACTTTGA
- the LOC124927780 gene encoding light-harvesting complex-like protein 3 isotype 1, chloroplastic, whose translation MAFIAANTSLPRACATNHLTEKQKKPTSQTGYSNNSSIGNKKAVQFVSLDIEGYEKTQIGGRTEDSAVKFSDERWKKGTWDLNMFVKNGRMDWDGVIVAEAKRRKFLEKFPDASSIEEPVIFRSSIIPWWAWINHSHLPEAELLNGRAAMVGFFMAYLIDVMTGLDLVGQTGNIMCKGGLFLTVLGVILFRRQGDFENLKKLTDEATFYDKQWRASWEDQEPGQR comes from the exons ATGGCGTTTATTGCTGCCAACACTTCACTGCCAAGAGCCTGCGCAACGAATCATCTCACCGAGAAACAAAAGAAACCTACATCTCAAACAGGGTACTCTAATAATTCTAGTATTGGTAACAAGAAAGCTGTCCAGTTTGTTTCTCTGGACATTGAAGGCTATGAAAAAACCCAGATTGGAGGAAGAACGGAAGACTCTGCAGTTAAGTTCTCCGATGAGCGTTGGAAGAAAGGGACTTGGGATTTGAACATGTTTGTCAAAAATGGCAGAATGGACTGGGATGGTGTCATTGTTGCAG AAGCAAAAAGGAGAAAGTTTCTTGAAAAGTTTCCTGATGCATCATCTATTGAAGAACCTGTGATATTCAGAAGCTCAATCATTCCTTGGTGGGCATGGATTAATCACTCCCATCTTCCTGAGGCTGAGCTTCTAAACG gTAGAGCTGCAATGGTGGGATTCTTCATGGCTTATTTGATTGACGTAATGACGGGTCTTGATCTTGTTGGACAAACAGGCAACATCATGTGCAAAGGCGGCTTGTTCCTGACTGTACTAGGAGTTATCCTATTCAGGCGCCAAGGAGATTTCGAGAATCTTAAAAAGCTAACCGATGAAGCCACTTTTTATGACAAACAATGGCGAGCTTCATGGGAAGATCAAGAACCCGGCCAAAGATAG
- the LOC124925913 gene encoding glutamate dehydrogenase A — MNALAATNRNFRHAARILGLDSKLEKSLLIPFREIKVECTIPKDDGSLVSYVGFRVQHDNARGPMKGGIRYHPEVDLDEVNALAQLMTWKTAVANLPYGGAKGGIGCSPKELSRSELERLTRVFTQKIHDLIGVNVDVPAPDMGTNSQTMAWILDEYSKFHGHSPGVVTGKPIDLGGSLGREAATGRGVVFATEALLNEHGKSINGLTFAIQGFGNVGSWVAKLVHERGGKVVAVSDITGALKNPNGLDIDALIEHKETTGVLNNFNGGVAIDPNEILVHECDVLIPCALGGVLNKENANSVLAKFIIEAANHPTDPEADEILSKKGVVILPDIYANAGGVTVSYFEWVQNIQGFMWDEEKVNRQLHNYMIKAFGNIKNMCQTHNCNLRMGAFTLGVDRVARATTLRGWEA, encoded by the exons ATGAACGCTCTCGCCGCCACCAACCGGAATTTCCGTCATGCGGCTCGGATTCTTGGGTTGGATTCCAAGCTCGAAAAGAGTCTTCTCATCCCATTTCGTGAGATCAAG GTTGAGTGCACTATCCCCAAAGACGATGGAAGTCTGGTGTCGTACGTCGGATTCAGAGTTCAACATGATAATGCTCGTGGACCCATGAAAGGAGGGATCCGTTACCATCCTGAG GTTGATCTTGACGAAGTTAATGCTTTAGCTCAATTGATGACATGGAAAACTGCTGTAGCTAATCTCCCATATGGTGGAGCTAAGGGAGGAATCGGATGTTCACCTAAGGAATTGAGTAGGAGCGAGCTTGAACGTCTCACCCGGGTTTTCACTCAAAAGATTCATGATCTCATCGGTGTCAATGTCGATGTTCCAGCACCTGATATGGGAACTAACTCACAG ACAATGGCGTGGATTTTGGATGAATACTCAAAGTTTCATGGACATTCACCAGGTGTTGTCACAGGAAAACCAATA GATCTTGGTGGATCTCTTGGTAGAGAGGCTGCAACCGGACGAGGTGTAGTCTTTGCAACTGAGGCCTTACTCAATGAACATGGAAAGTCTATAAATGGCTTGACTTTCGCTATTCAG GGCTTTGGGAATGTTGGGTCTTGGGTTGCAAAGCTGGTCCATGAGAGAGGAGGGAAAGTGGTTGCAGTCAGTGACATAACTGGTGCGTTGAAGAATCCAAATGGACTTGATATAGATGCTTTGATTGAACATAAAGAGACAACTGGTGTTTTAAACAACTTTAATGGAGGGGTTGCCATTGATCCGAACGAGATACTTGTCCATGAATGTGATGTCTTAATCCCATGTGCCTTGGGAGGTGTTTTGAACAA ggaGAATGCTAACAGTGTATTGGCTAAATTCATCATTGAAGCAGCAAACCACCCTACTGATCCAGAAGCAGACGag ATTCTGTCGAAGAAAGGAGTTGTGATACTTCCTGACATATATGCAAATGCTGGAGGCGTTACAGTCAGCTACTTTGAATGGGTTCAG AACATTCAAGGGTTTATGTGGGATGAAGAGAAAGTGAACCGCCAGCTTCATAATTATATGATCAAAGCTTTCGGCAACATCAAGAACATGTGTCAGACTCACAACTGTAACCTCCGAATGGGCGCCTTCACCCTCGGAGTTGATCGTGTCGCACGTGCCACCACTCTTAGGGGATGGGAAGCATGA
- the LOC124927429 gene encoding uncharacterized protein At1g28695-like — translation MDLLSSRPADDNPIENCCKKLTIFDVAIASLLLVGVFLLLFAVGPSMSVDKSTWITSYNPLSHPLTFNMTVYIDELDEVLAGVSDINKTVIITVVNKAYAEGDKPMLDLFLDGFWLGNDTQDLINHLLVVALDKTSFERCRFLRLRCYKLETDGVDFAGEELYMSEDFIKMMWRRTSFLGDVLRRGYNFVFTDTDIVWLRNPFPELIKMGDIDDEPDFQISTDRFNGDEWSKTQDVNTGFFMVRSNNKTVALLETWYGKRNTSQGMKEQDVLQAMIREGIIFNHLGLKTRFLNTLFFSGFCQDSKDVQNVITVHANCCRTISAKLADLTAVLHRWKAFKSSKDQLDFHWSVPHSACVESWK, via the exons atGGATCTTTTATCCTCTAGACCAGCAGATGATAATCCGATCGAAAACTGTTGCAAGAAACTTACTATTTTCGATGTCGCCATAGCTTCTCTTCTGCTCGTCGGTGTCTTTCTCCTTCTCTTCGCCGTCGGCCCATCGATGTCTGTCGACAAATCTACCTGGATAACCTCGTATAACCCTTTATCCCATCCATTAACG TTCAACATGACCGTTTACATAGACGAGTTGGACGAGGTGTTGGCAGGTGTATCCGACATAAACAAAACAGTCATAATCACTGTCGTGAACAAGGCCTACGCGGAGGGGGATAAACCGATGCTAGACCTTTTCTTGGATGGATTTTGGTTGGGTAATGATACCCAGGACTTGATTAATCATTTGTTGGTTGTGGCGCTTGACAAAACTTCGTTCGAACGTTGTAGATTTCTCCGGCTGAGGTGTTACAAGCTCGAGACCGATGGGGTTGACTTTGCCGGAGAAGAGCTTTATATGTCTGAGGACTTTATTAAAATGATGTGGAGGAGAACGTCTTTCCTTGGAGATGTTCTAAGACGGGGATATAACTTTGTATTTACG GACACGGATATAGTATGGTTAAGGAATCCATTTCCTGAACTAATAAAAATGGGTGATATTGATGATGAACCGGACTTTCAAATAAGCACGGACAGGTTCAACGGGGATGAATGGTCGAAAACTCAAGATGTGAACACGGGCTTCTTCATGGTTAGATCGAACAACAAAACGGTGGCACTTCTCGAGACATGGTATGGGAAGAGAAATACTAGCCAAGGGATGAAGGAGCAAGATGTTTTGCAAGCCATGATAAGAGAAGGAATAATATTCAATCATTTGGGGCTTAAAACAAGATTTCTTAACACCCTCTTCTTTAGTGGTTTTTGCCAAGATAGTAAAGATGTTCAAAACGTGATCACTGTACATGCCAATTGTTGTCGGACGATAAGTGCCAAGTTGGCGGATCTAACGGCTGTTCTTCATCGGTGGAAGGCGTTCAAGAGTTCGAAAGATCAGTTGGATTTTCATTGGTCTGTTCCTCATTCAGCGTGTGTAGAGTCATGGAAGTAA